One stretch of Saccharopolyspora erythraea DNA includes these proteins:
- a CDS encoding FABP family protein encodes MTSSDQPERGSGDAAVQAAAERAEQTRGRNVPQFDDLPGVGDTANLRLGAELNQACLALLPLVGVWRGDGEAKHPALPESYWFRQQVTFAHDGRPFVFYESRAWRLDREGGEVVAPDFREVGWLRPQADDTIEFLLVHAGGVSEMFFGKPRNQTTWEFATDAVIRTPSAEDATAASRLYGVVEGALAYVEERATSEHELQPRLSAKLDRVVG; translated from the coding sequence ATGACTTCGAGTGACCAGCCGGAGCGCGGCTCGGGCGACGCGGCCGTGCAGGCCGCCGCCGAGCGCGCCGAGCAGACCCGCGGGCGCAACGTCCCGCAGTTCGACGACCTGCCCGGCGTCGGCGACACCGCGAACCTGCGGCTCGGCGCGGAGCTGAACCAGGCGTGCCTGGCGCTGCTGCCGCTCGTCGGCGTGTGGCGCGGCGACGGCGAGGCCAAGCACCCTGCGCTGCCGGAGTCGTACTGGTTCCGCCAGCAGGTGACCTTCGCCCACGACGGGCGGCCGTTCGTGTTCTACGAGAGCCGCGCATGGCGCCTCGACCGCGAGGGCGGTGAGGTCGTCGCGCCCGACTTCCGCGAGGTCGGCTGGCTGCGCCCGCAGGCCGACGACACCATCGAGTTCCTGCTGGTGCACGCGGGTGGCGTCTCGGAGATGTTCTTCGGCAAGCCGCGCAACCAGACCACCTGGGAGTTCGCCACCGACGCGGTGATCCGCACGCCCAGCGCCGAGGACGCCACCGCCGCGAGCCGCCTCTACGGCGTCGTGGAGGGTGCGCTGGCCTACGTCGAGGAGCGCGCGACCTCCGAGCACGAGCTCCAGCCGCGCCTGTC
- a CDS encoding class I SAM-dependent methyltransferase, with the protein MDFDTLRERALAYREDLLARKEKIAPAEFGWYPYDTMANILHLDALLSGPRRSVFDSIAGGRVADIGAADGDFGFFLESELGCQVDLIDNAPTNFNGLRGARRLVEELSSSTRVHEIDLDSQFDLPAEHYHAVFFLGLLYHLKNPFYVLEALSARADLCFVSTRIAQLAPDHQTRLKDQPVAYLLDPREANNDATNFWIFSETGLRRLFDRTGWDVLDFVTVGCTEGSDPAAQDRDERAFALLHSKAAAGR; encoded by the coding sequence ATGGACTTCGACACCCTGCGCGAGCGGGCGCTGGCCTACCGGGAGGACCTGCTCGCCCGCAAGGAGAAGATCGCGCCCGCCGAGTTCGGCTGGTACCCGTACGACACGATGGCCAACATCCTGCACCTGGACGCGCTGCTGTCCGGGCCGCGGCGCTCGGTGTTCGACTCCATCGCGGGCGGCCGCGTCGCCGACATCGGCGCGGCCGACGGCGACTTCGGTTTCTTCCTGGAGTCCGAGCTCGGCTGCCAGGTCGACCTGATCGACAACGCGCCGACGAACTTCAACGGCCTGCGCGGCGCCCGCAGGCTGGTGGAGGAGCTGTCGTCGTCCACGCGGGTGCACGAGATCGACCTGGACAGCCAGTTCGACCTGCCCGCCGAGCACTACCACGCGGTGTTCTTCCTCGGGCTGCTCTACCACCTGAAGAACCCGTTCTACGTGCTGGAGGCGCTGTCGGCGCGGGCCGACCTGTGCTTCGTCTCCACCCGGATCGCCCAGCTCGCCCCCGACCACCAGACGCGGCTGAAGGACCAGCCGGTGGCCTACCTGCTGGACCCGCGGGAGGCCAACAACGACGCCACCAACTTCTGGATCTTCTCCGAGACCGGCCTGCGCAGGCTGTTCGACCGCACCGGCTGGGACGTGCTCGACTTCGTCACCGTCGGCTGCACCGAGGGCTCGGACCCGGCGGCCCAGGACCGCGACGAGCGCGCCTTCGCGCTGCTGCACTCCAAGGCCGCCGCGGGCCGCTGA
- a CDS encoding DUF1416 domain-containing protein: MSANGCGAPQQGTTTVAADTDQVVVTGKVRAGDQPVGGAFVRLLDGSGEFTAEVVSSAEGEFTFYAAPGSWTVRALHRDGKGQADVSAEGPGVHPVDIAVA; the protein is encoded by the coding sequence ATGAGCGCCAACGGATGCGGTGCGCCGCAGCAGGGCACCACGACGGTCGCCGCCGACACCGACCAGGTGGTGGTGACCGGCAAGGTGCGCGCCGGTGACCAGCCGGTGGGCGGTGCGTTCGTCCGGCTGCTGGACGGCTCCGGCGAGTTCACCGCCGAGGTCGTGTCGTCGGCCGAGGGCGAATTCACCTTCTACGCGGCGCCGGGCAGCTGGACCGTCCGCGCGCTGCACCGGGACGGCAAGGGCCAGGCCGACGTCTCGGCCGAGGGCCCGGGCGTCCACCCGGTGGACATCGCGGTGGCCTGA